From Leptolyngbya subtilissima AS-A7, one genomic window encodes:
- a CDS encoding bifunctional 4-hydroxy-2-oxoglutarate aldolase/2-dehydro-3-deoxy-phosphogluconate aldolase, with the protein MDRDAFLALLRQHRAIAVIRALDLNQGLAMAEAAAAGGIHLIEITWNSWHPGDLVSKLSHRLPHCTIGVGTVLSKANLRDAVGAGAHFCFCPHTDSAIIELAQKMEVPIVPGALTPNEVVTAWQAGATAVKVFPINAVGGASYIRSFQGPLTHIPLIPTGGVTVENTRDMLRAGAIAVGLSTSLFPKAAVAEQNWAAITTLAAQLVDTLAITDSSF; encoded by the coding sequence ATGGACAGAGATGCTTTTTTGGCCCTATTGCGACAGCACCGGGCGATCGCCGTTATCCGCGCCCTTGATCTCAATCAGGGGCTTGCCATGGCCGAAGCTGCTGCTGCTGGCGGTATCCATCTAATTGAGATTACCTGGAATAGCTGGCATCCTGGGGATCTAGTCAGCAAGCTCAGTCACCGATTGCCCCACTGCACCATCGGCGTTGGCACTGTTTTATCTAAAGCCAATCTGAGAGATGCAGTTGGAGCTGGAGCGCATTTTTGCTTTTGCCCTCACACCGATTCGGCAATTATTGAGCTGGCCCAAAAGATGGAAGTTCCTATTGTGCCAGGTGCTCTCACGCCTAACGAAGTTGTCACCGCCTGGCAAGCCGGAGCAACAGCCGTTAAGGTGTTTCCGATCAATGCCGTGGGAGGAGCCAGCTACATCCGTAGCTTTCAGGGGCCGCTGACTCACATTCCGCTCATTCCTACCGGTGGGGTAACCGTTGAGAATACTAGGGATATGCTGAGGGCAGGGGCGATCGCCGTGGGTCTTTCCACCAGCCTGTTTCCCAAAGCTGCTGTAGCTGAGCAAAACTGGGCAGCGATTACAACTCTAGCAGCTCAGTTGGTGGACACCCTAGCCATTACGGACTCCTCGTTCTAA
- a CDS encoding DUF565 domain-containing protein produces MQRTRLSTLIDDLGDQFSQWLINPWRRVSLVLLSLLLGYFFTVSLAAIAGQAAAQDTVVSALLVLVAELISWLVYSRRWRDPALVKTVPKPVWLDCINSFKVGAIYAVSVEAFKLAS; encoded by the coding sequence ATGCAGCGCACCCGTTTAAGTACCCTAATCGACGACCTGGGTGATCAGTTTAGTCAGTGGCTAATTAACCCCTGGCGGCGGGTATCACTGGTGTTGCTGAGCCTGCTGCTAGGCTACTTTTTTACGGTGTCTCTAGCGGCGATCGCCGGTCAAGCCGCTGCGCAAGATACCGTTGTCTCAGCGCTTTTAGTGCTGGTGGCAGAGCTGATCAGCTGGCTCGTGTATAGTCGTCGCTGGCGCGATCCAGCCCTGGTAAAAACGGTGCCAAAACCGGTTTGGCTAGACTGCATCAACAGCTTTAAAGTTGGGGCTATTTACGCCGTGAGCGTGGAGGCCTTTAAACTGGCCAGTTAG